CATCATCAACATCTTGCAATTTTGGGGATGCCCTCTCTTGAATTTACTTTTGCCTCTCGTACTGATGCAGGAAACTGATTGTCACTGACAGAGCAGAGGAGCAAAAGTACAGAAACAAATCTGAAttttaaacaaacacaaaatgtctGTTATTTCTAACAAAGTCAAGAGTAATATTATAAGCATACACCAAATAAGgatataaaattatttttttaaacatgcgAGGAGACATCTGCAAaaccttgattttttttcttataaatgaCCTGTAGGGGGCAGTGAAGATGCCCACATtcaatgtggttaaaaaaaaaaaatgtaagacaTTGTTCACAGgagcttccaaagattttatgtttgAATAAACAAACTGATAAAATACTGGAATATTCTGGAACTTGTATTTTCATTGAAAAAAGGTTGACTTTTGGTACAAAAAGAGCTTTGATGCAAAATATTTAGAAGTATTAAAAGTCATCTTAAAGACGAGGTCAGTTGCTGagataattttggtaaaaattaaaAAGTTTCCTTTTGGCCTTTTTGCACTTTGTTTTCTTGATCTTGTCTGAGGAAACAGAAGAAGAACTCTTCTCGAGGACGGGGCTGCTGAGCGCCACATTTGACACATCACATGATTTCCTATTTTTCGTTGCATGAGGTTTGATTTTGGGGTTCTTCCCCAGGTGATGACGTAACGTTGGGTTTCTGAGCACCGTTGATGATGTGGCGTCTCCAGGTTCTCCTGCCACGTTCGTCTCAGACATATTCGGCACATTTCCTGCAAAGCTTTTCTCGGCTGATTTTTCCTGAATGCCGTCACAAGGACTCAACGACAGTTTGCCTAAACCCAGCGCGGCATCTCGTGGAGTCTCTTTACACTttgtcattttcttttttaataccaCGGCCTCTTTGGTTGGACTGTGTTCCAGATCAGGCACACTTCCTGAACACTCAGATCCCCGTTCATCTCTccgctttttcttttttctctttgctTTAGGAAAAACGCTCTCGTCTGTTTGGTTTTGTTGCTCGAATGCCACGGCGTGATCTCTCCAAATGCTCTCCAGTGCCACCGAGGCCTTCTGTGACGTGACGACCAACGGCACCACAAACTCACCACCACTCGTGACCAGAGTGGACTGAGAAGAAGCATCAACACGGAAGGAGCCGATGCTCTTCTTTACCTTTTCTCGAACAGATTCTGACTTCCTGCTTTGTGTAAATGTATCTTCTGAGGTATTTTTGTCAGATATCTGCCTCGTTTTTTCCGTCTTACTCATCGTTTCAGCattttggtcttcagttgtttTCTGGGATTCTTCAGTGTTTTCTACTTTTTCAGGGGTGTTGGACTTATCCATCTCGCCAATCATCGGAAAAACAcgcctcttttttttctttttcttcttcactgATTGTGTTGCTCTTCCACAGTCATCCTCCCCGTCTTTGTTAATCAGACTGTCATCTTTGGAGGATGACTGCTGCTTGTTTTTGCACCTTTTTCTTTTAACGTAACCGCATTCTGCTGTTTCATGACTCACTGCAGTACTTTGCGAACACCTTTCCGCCTCTTCAAAGCCTTCTAACATCTGTGGTGGATCTAAAGTCAAAGTTTGCGTTACATCATCACGATCCTCAACGGCCTCAACTGACcgtttcctttttttctttttcttctttgtaaTTATTGTAGCATCATCATTTAGGTGTTCGGAATCTTTGCTTGGGAGCAACTGCTCAACATCCACAtcttctctctttttcttcttcttcttcctcttcttgccAGCAGAATTTTCCTCCTTTCGTGTGATGGGATCCAAGTCATTGTCCTCCTGTTCTGGTCTAACGTCTTCTCCTGGGGATTTATtcttgtgtttctttttctttgcttttaAACGAGCGACACCATCTCCGGCGCTCACCTCGTCTTGTCTCAGAACGTTACCGCTGTCTGATGACGGCTCCTTCATCCAACTGTTCTCATTAAACTGCAGCTCATCATCAGTCTGCAGGGCTGGAGGCACCGCTCTGTTCTCCTCTGTGATGTCCACAGACCATCCAGCATCTTCACTAAgtccttttttcttcttctcaacCACAGCTTCATCACTCAAAGGACGAAGCTCACTGATGAGGTCTGGAAAATGATTTTGGCTCTTCAGCGTTTTGTCCTTTGCATGTCCTGTTGGGGACAAACTGTTTTTGTGGTAAACAGCAGCTTCAGGTTCGGTCATAATGGAGGACGCGTCGTCTTCTGGACATCTCTGCAGATCAGCTGTTGATAATGTGGCTCCATTGTTGTTGCACAAGTCCTGGTCTTTTTGACTTTGTGTGCTGTTTATTGTTTGCTGTGTCTTTGCCGTTTGTGTTTTGGATTCATCACCGACTATTCTCTGATATTTTTTTACCCAATcagaagcctcctctgtctggacCATAACACTACGATGGGAAATGACACCAGCAGTGCTCACTCTATCCCAGACCCTCCCCCCCGGAACGACGCTGGTCGGTGTTGTTCGTGTCCTCTTCAGATTCTTCCACCGTTTTTGCTGCAGGTCTGTCCGGACCTGACGTTTTGCCTCTTGGTTGCTCATCTTTGCGGCGTTCCAGTGCGCTCTCTTAGGCTTCACCACAAATTGATGATTTTCCTGTAAGACAACAGACAAACTGCAATCACACCCAAAAATGCTTGCTCGCTCATCACAAGAGTTCCTGCACAATGAGCCCACTCACCACCACTCTGATGTCCTCATTGTCCGACCATTCTTCTTCTCTGAAACAGAATCAACATGTGTTATAGAGTCTAATCTACAAACACGTTCGATAGTGCCTTTGAGTGTACTGACTCGGACAGCGGCGAGATCTCTTCACCATCTCTGTCGACTGTTGGTAAAGACCACTCCGGGTTATTGCCTGTTTTATGGCTCTGCTGAAGCCCTCGGACACATTTAAAGAAGCTGCCCATGGAATAATACTGTAAACAATGAAGATGTAATCAGATAATTACATCTCAGTGCAGAGCAGTCAaaaatgggatcaaaaattacagcAAAAACACTGCAAGTTGACACAAATCtataagcatatatatatatatatatatatatatatatatatatatatatatatatatatatatatatatatatatatatatatatatatatatagagagagagagagagagagagagagagagagagagagagagagagagtctgagCTGTATTATCGCCCAATATGAACCCTTTCACAGACACACTGGCATCAGTGTTTACGTTTGCTGATATGCACCAATGAGAAAACTACTTTTCCAGAATAAACAAAGTCATAAAAAGCAGTTTTTTGCGAAGGTTACAGCATGGtccgcaaagtcaaggtcagtaaacctttccttgctaACAAAAGCACCCTAGTCACTAGTGTCGACACCCTGACCCAACACCAAgttcatgcaagcactgaacagcatGGGAGTCAGAACACATCACTGAGGAACACCAGTTATCACAGGGATAAACCCAGACTCTCTGCCCTTGCTATGTACGAGGGctatccataaagtataggtcctttttatttttttcaaaaactatatggatttcattcatatgtttttacgtcagacatgcttgaaccctcgtgcgcatgtgtgagtttttccacacctgttggtgacgtcattcgcctgtgagcactccttgtgggaggagtcgtccagcccctcgtcggaattcctttgtctgagaagttgctgagagactggcgctttgtttgatcaaaattttttctaaacctgtgagacacatcgaagtggacacggttcgaaaaattaagatggttttcggtgaaaatttttaacggctgatgagagattttgaggtgatactgtcgctttaaggacttcccacggtgcgagacgtcgtgcagcgctctcaggcgtcgtgcagcgctctcaggcgccgtcgtcagcctgtttcaagctgaaaacctccacatttcaggaagtttcagaagaagtcggtttcagcattttatctggatattccactgttaaaggagatttttttaatgaaagacgtgtggacgggtccgcgcgtcgggacgcagccggcgcggtgcggcggcacaggaaaaacacctccgtgttgataaccatttgtaaaatccaggcagcttttgatggctttcagtggagtgagtatatgagaaattgtttaacagctggacatgttccaacttgtccttaaggcttccaacagaggtgtttttcctgtggcggagcgtcgcggtggctgcgagccaacgctgcaatccgtccgcacgtctttcattaaaaaaatctcctttaacagtggaatatccggataaaatgctgaaattgacttcttctgaaacttctctgttctctcacgacgtcctggatcaatagagcctgaaatgtggaggttttcagcttgaaacaggctgacgacggcgcctgagagcgctgcgcgacgtctcgcaccgcgggaagtccttaaagcgacagtatcacctcaaaatctctcatcagccgttaatattttcaccgaaaaccagcttaatttttcgaaccgtgtccacttcgatgtttctcacaggtttagaaaaaattttgatcaaacaaagcggcagtctctcagcaacttctcagacaaaggaattccgatgaggggctggacgactcctcccacaaggagtgctcacaggcgaatgacgtcaccgacaggcgtggaaaaactcacgcatgcgcaggttCAAGCATgtatgacgtaaaaacatatgaatgaaatccatatagtttttgaaaaaaataaaaaggacctatactttatggacagccctcgtatagcacATCATCCCTAAAGGTGCATCTCTCAAATGAGGATATAGCAAAAAAAGTTCAATAATTTtaggtatttcagaaagtgaaaactttACATATTCTACACTCATTACATATGAATTAAAATGTTTTGTCAAACACTTTAAAAAGGATAATTATGGCCTATAAGTCCAAAAATAGAAAAGGcacatctcaaaatattagaatatttcataagatcaccccccccccaaaaaaaaattctaaaaacagaaataaacttCTAAAAGGTACAGTATGTTCACTTGTGCCCTCACTGAGCAACCGTCCAGTTCTTTTTCTCTGTAGCCCAGGTTAGATGCTTTTGACATCAACTCTGGTTCCGGAGTGGCTTGATACTAGGATTGGGATGCTTTTAGCTCATTTCCATGAACACATCTGTGTGTGGTGactcttgatgcactgactccagcctcacTCCACTCATGAACCCCCCCGCCCCACCCCCAAGTTCTTGAATCGGCTTTGCTTGATAATCTTCTCAAGGCtgtggtcatccctgttgcttgtgcatcttttccgacCACACTTTTCCGTTCTAGTAAACGTTCCATGAATATGCTTCAATCCAGCATTCTGAACAGTCAGCCTTTTCAGCAGTGAACTTCTGTGGCTTACTGTCCTCATGGAGGGTGTCAccaagtgtcttcaggacaactgggAAGTCAACAATATTCCCAACGATTTATTATGGTACTTATACTGCATAAACAGTGAGTTATTCAAACTTGAAATGAAAtagtctaatattttgagatacacattttctattttcttgGAGTTGTTGGATGACTaatgaaaattaaaataaaaaatgactGAATTGTTTTAGTTTATGTGTAATGAgtctggaatatatatatatatatatatatatatatatatatatatatatatatatatatatatatatatatatatataatatttgtgctttcttaaataataCTAATTAGAAATTATATCCTAAAATTTAAAAATCCTAAAAATTTAAAAGATCCTAAATTTTTAAAATTAGATCCTAAAGTGGGTCTAATTTTGCTAAAATCCAGGAACTCCTTTTTTGGCAGCCAAGCAGACACTTGAAAAAAGTCAGGAATACTTTGTCTCAATCATCCTAAAAAATCCAGTTTTCAGGCAGAATCCTGAAAATTCTAATGCCTGGAAATAgctgacaaaaaatattgaactttttcaggATATTCAAATTTGGCGAGATACACCTGTATATAtgttggctatgatgtccagtaatATTTTGGGGATCCCAGATTttgaggatgtcccagagagcagccaaATCAAATGAATAGAATGCTTTGTGAAAGTCAACATAGACTGTAAAGAAGCACTAGAAGTACTTGCTGGTTTACAATGTGGTTGACTGTTGACTTCTTGGGCATGAAATCAGACTGCTCCAATCTCTGTGCAACAAGTAGCTGGACCTGAATCCTATTCAGTATAAACCTTGTAAGCACCATCctcggcacagagagcagtgtgataCCACTGTAACTGCTGCAATCCATGCAATTGCCCTTGTCTTTCCAGACTGGGACAACAAGTCTTTTCTTCCCGTCTGTAGGGATGACGCACTAATCCCAGATTGAAACAAAGACTGTTAGCGATGCCAGTAGAACAGTATCTCCATCTGCTTGGAGGAGCTCAGCTAACAATGCTGCAGACCCCTGGAGCTTTCACTGCCCTCTGCTGTTTCACAGCGTTTGAGATCTCACCAATGTTTAGCAGTTGACAATTGATGGAGAATCATCTTCAAGAACCCTGGCACTGGGAATCACAGCTTTTAAATTAGTATTGACCCTCCACCCCCCAAAAATCCATAGTGTTTTGGGCTCTATCACAAACTCTTCCATCCACCTGACTTTAGAACGCAACTGTGGctcaaataaaatgtttaatttctgTATAACTGAGAAAAAGGGCAATTTACAACATTGTGTCTTTTCTCAGTAGTAACTTGCATGAAATTAAAGATGGGATAGCCCCAATCCCCAACAGTCATGAAACAACTAATTATTCATCTAAATCTGATTTGGGAGAAAATGTACGGTTTGAAAATAACACTGGTCATCATGATTTTTCATACATGgagttttcaatggattttgggcaatttggggtgctgaatctgaatctggtgttagtttttgccaatcacatcatgtttttgagatatgaaaacatatttctcgctgcagtcttgcacacctTTTCAGTGCCATAAATGATATTATGGcccttgttcacattttgcgaacctggtttaaaaactatgattTTGAATCTTGAGTTTGACGCTACTAATCATACATAAAAGGTTATgtatgattagtggcgtcaaactcatgagtgaatgagcaacttttgtggaATCCAACAAcagggaacatgcagattgcaaaaataaataaataaaacgtgatgtgattCAGGAAATCTGAggtcagattcggattcagcaccccaaattgAATAAATcagtaaatcagttctcaaactcCATTCaagaaaattattattaatattttgtgtAATCAATCTAATGTGACATTAGAAATAGAATGAGACGCAAACAGTGTTCTGACTCAAACTGAACCTTACGTGGAGTCTCGCATTCTGCTGCCGAGTTATGTTTGTCAGCTTCCGCCTGCTCAGAGGAAGCTGCACACTGCTCGTCCCCATTAGGAATGGGAAATGGTATTTTGATAATCTGTGGATGTGACATCGGTTCGTTTTGCACTTCCTGCCTTTCGTCTGCTTAGCAGAGATAGAATCGTCATCATCGCTTTCTTCTTGATAATTGGCAGACGTGCGGTGTAATCTCAGGCTTTTTCTGGATCTTGTCGCCTCTGGAACTGGAGTCTGTGTAATGAACAGACTGTTCCCTGAATCACTGTAAAGACACAAATCAAACACATTTTCAGAGCCAGACTGGAGGAAATACAGCTTCATTTGTCACATATCCTCATTTATTGTAtgcagggctgcaactaacaattattttcagaACCGGCTAA
This genomic window from Thalassophryne amazonica chromosome 9, fThaAma1.1, whole genome shotgun sequence contains:
- the pho gene encoding phoenix gives rise to the protein MFTAQNTVNLTESEALLDSNPADYVEKISRYFESSTQQRHDAPDSDSGNSLFITQTPVPEATRSRKSLRLHRTSANYQEESDDDDSISAKQTKGRKCKTNRCHIHRLSKYHFPFLMGTSSVQLPLSRRKLTNITRQQNARLHYYSMGSFFKCVRGLQQSHKTGNNPEWSLPTVDRDGEEISPLSEEEEWSDNEDIRVVENHQFVVKPKRAHWNAAKMSNQEAKRQVRTDLQQKRWKNLKRTRTTPTSVVPGGRVWDRVSTAGVISHRSVMVQTEEASDWVKKYQRIVGDESKTQTAKTQQTINSTQSQKDQDLCNNNGATLSTADLQRCPEDDASSIMTEPEAAVYHKNSLSPTGHAKDKTLKSQNHFPDLISELRPLSDEAVVEKKKKGLSEDAGWSVDITEENRAVPPALQTDDELQFNENSWMKEPSSDSGNVLRQDEVSAGDGVARLKAKKKKHKNKSPGEDVRPEQEDNDLDPITRKEENSAGKKRKKKKKKREDVDVEQLLPSKDSEHLNDDATIITKKKKKKRKRSVEAVEDRDDVTQTLTLDPPQMLEGFEEAERCSQSTAVSHETAECGYVKRKRCKNKQQSSSKDDSLINKDGEDDCGRATQSVKKKKKKKRRVFPMIGEMDKSNTPEKVENTEESQKTTEDQNAETMSKTEKTRQISDKNTSEDTFTQSRKSESVREKVKKSIGSFRVDASSQSTLVTSGGEFVVPLVVTSQKASVALESIWRDHAVAFEQQNQTDESVFPKAKRKKKKRRDERGSECSGSVPDLEHSPTKEAVVLKKKMTKCKETPRDAALGLGKLSLSPCDGIQEKSAEKSFAGNVPNMSETNVAGEPGDATSSTVLRNPTLRHHLGKNPKIKPHATKNRKSCDVSNVALSSPVLEKSSSSVSSDKIKKTKCKKAKRKLFNFYQNYLSN